One region of Streptococcus salivarius genomic DNA includes:
- a CDS encoding ABC transporter ATP-binding protein — MAYIQMKHSYKRYKTGDLEIIANNDVSFDIEKGELVVILGASGAGKSTVLNILGGMDTNDEGRVIIDGKDISEYTAKELTTYRREDVGFVFQFYNLVSNLTARENVELASEIVPNAKDATQTLVEVGLGGRLDNFPSQLSGGEQQRVAIARAVAKNPKILLCDEPTGALDYQTGKQILTLLQEMARKQGTTVIIVTHNASLAPIADRIIRMHDAKIKSVELNPNPQKIEDLEY, encoded by the coding sequence ATGGCTTATATTCAAATGAAGCATAGCTATAAACGCTATAAAACCGGTGATCTGGAAATTATCGCAAACAACGACGTAAGCTTTGATATTGAAAAAGGGGAGCTTGTCGTCATTCTCGGTGCCTCTGGTGCCGGGAAATCAACCGTTCTTAACATCTTGGGTGGTATGGACACCAATGACGAAGGCCGCGTCATTATTGATGGTAAGGATATCTCTGAATACACAGCTAAAGAACTGACAACATATCGTCGTGAGGACGTTGGCTTTGTGTTCCAATTTTACAACTTAGTTTCAAACCTTACGGCCAGGGAAAACGTCGAACTAGCATCTGAAATCGTTCCAAACGCTAAAGATGCTACTCAAACACTCGTCGAAGTCGGTTTGGGAGGCCGCTTAGACAATTTCCCATCACAACTATCTGGTGGGGAGCAACAACGTGTCGCTATTGCACGCGCCGTTGCCAAAAATCCAAAGATTCTTCTTTGTGATGAGCCAACAGGGGCTCTGGATTATCAAACTGGGAAACAAATCCTGACCCTCCTTCAAGAAATGGCTCGCAAACAGGGAACAACTGTTATTATCGTGACCCATAATGCTTCTCTAGCTCCAATTGCCGATCGTATCATTCGAATGCACGATGCCAAGATTAAGAGTGTGGAACTTAATCCTAATCCACAAAAAATCGAGGACTTGGAATACTAG
- a CDS encoding FtsX-like permease family protein, whose protein sequence is MKKTTYWKDVWRTFVASKGRMLSIALLMALGSFALIGLKVTSPNMKKTGEHFFKTHQTADLSLISTYSINQTDQDLLNSIKKKNVDIEYGYFKDAVIKGTNTAFRIFSKPKKISTYDLIEGKLPTKDGEIALSSTYKEEYSVGDKINFSEPVDSSGQKQLKEQTYTITGFVNSSELLSRNRLGNASAGTGKLDGYAIVPETDFTSNDYMIARIRYKDLENVSPFSEEYANKISERKAELKELFKDEPEKRLAEIKSQSQAQITQAKQELETALAQTQQMATSNPAEAANVKEATTKIEAKQKELEESQAMVDNLPAPSYQFYSRREIPGSEGYVAYESNINIIHDVSNIFPVALYFMAALVTFVTMGRFVEEERGKAGIFNALGYSNSRIIHKFVIYGLITSITGTTAGVITGHTLLPILIHNTYKSDLLLPAFELHFYLGLTLVAFLLGLLSAVLPAFAVAKKELWEKPSQLLLPKPPRAGAKIVLERITPLWKRLSFTEKVTMRNIFRYKQRMFMTLFGVAGLGIRSSVSNLNQQQFEDIIHYDMIVAKQPNTSSALDEELTKLLDSKDVKEYLNVHFETLQKIAGSNKDTQEISTLVFNDRDDKLVDSYVSLHDRDRNKTLKLSNDGAIISEKMAKLLNLKVGDTITVQNSQDESVKIKIAGITEMYMGHFLFMNASYYQKAFGTPSVNNANLVTLAEPTKQNVENMAAKFINLPNVYGVVQNNNLKLQISTMVNSLTQVIGILITVSILLAVVVLHNLTNINVSERIHELSTVKVLGFYNNEVSLYIYRETIYLSIIGIFVGFGLGQALHHYMVSIIPPDRIMFDPSLGLATYLLPAVLIGIILIILGFVVNKRLAKLNMLEALSSVE, encoded by the coding sequence ATGAAAAAAACAACTTATTGGAAAGATGTTTGGCGAACCTTTGTAGCTTCTAAAGGGCGTATGCTCTCTATTGCCTTACTTATGGCACTGGGATCCTTTGCCTTGATTGGTCTTAAAGTAACTTCTCCTAATATGAAAAAAACTGGGGAACACTTCTTCAAGACGCATCAAACAGCTGACTTGAGCTTAATCAGCACTTACAGTATCAACCAAACCGATCAGGACCTTCTCAATTCGATTAAGAAAAAGAATGTAGACATCGAGTATGGTTATTTCAAAGATGCTGTCATCAAGGGGACGAATACGGCATTTCGTATTTTCTCTAAACCTAAGAAAATCTCTACTTACGACCTTATTGAGGGGAAACTTCCTACTAAGGACGGGGAAATCGCTCTTTCTTCAACCTATAAAGAAGAATATAGCGTCGGAGATAAGATTAACTTTTCTGAGCCAGTAGATAGCTCAGGGCAAAAACAATTAAAGGAACAAACATATACCATTACTGGTTTTGTTAATTCCTCTGAACTTCTCTCTAGGAACCGCCTTGGTAATGCCAGTGCTGGTACGGGGAAACTGGATGGCTATGCCATTGTTCCAGAGACGGACTTCACCTCTAATGATTACATGATTGCCCGCATCCGCTACAAGGATTTAGAAAATGTTAGTCCTTTTAGTGAGGAATACGCAAATAAGATTTCTGAACGAAAGGCTGAACTCAAGGAACTCTTTAAAGACGAACCTGAGAAACGCCTCGCTGAAATCAAGTCACAGTCTCAAGCTCAAATTACTCAAGCTAAACAAGAGCTTGAAACAGCACTCGCACAGACCCAGCAAATGGCTACAAGCAACCCAGCCGAAGCCGCTAACGTCAAAGAAGCTACTACCAAAATTGAAGCCAAGCAAAAAGAACTCGAAGAAAGTCAAGCAATGGTTGATAATTTACCAGCGCCTAGCTATCAATTCTACTCTCGTCGAGAGATTCCGGGTTCTGAGGGATATGTTGCTTATGAAAGTAATATTAACATCATTCACGATGTGAGTAACATCTTCCCTGTCGCTCTCTACTTTATGGCTGCTTTGGTTACCTTTGTAACCATGGGACGCTTTGTTGAAGAGGAACGTGGTAAGGCTGGTATCTTCAACGCCCTAGGCTACAGTAATTCGCGAATTATCCATAAATTCGTCATTTATGGTTTGATAACGAGTATTACTGGTACAACTGCAGGTGTTATTACCGGTCATACACTACTTCCGATTCTAATCCACAATACTTATAAGAGCGATTTGCTGCTTCCTGCTTTCGAGTTGCACTTCTACCTAGGACTTACCCTTGTGGCCTTCCTTTTAGGTCTCTTATCTGCTGTGCTACCTGCCTTTGCGGTTGCCAAGAAAGAGCTCTGGGAAAAACCTTCCCAACTCCTCCTTCCAAAACCACCTCGTGCAGGAGCTAAGATTGTCCTAGAGCGTATCACACCTCTTTGGAAACGTCTCAGCTTTACGGAAAAAGTTACCATGCGTAATATTTTCCGCTATAAGCAACGGATGTTTATGACCCTCTTTGGTGTCGCAGGTTTAGGAATTCGATCTTCTGTATCTAACCTTAACCAGCAACAGTTTGAAGACATCATTCACTATGATATGATTGTTGCCAAGCAACCAAATACGTCAAGTGCTTTGGATGAGGAACTCACTAAACTCCTCGATAGCAAGGACGTTAAAGAATACTTGAATGTCCATTTTGAAACCTTGCAAAAAATTGCCGGTAGCAACAAGGACACCCAAGAAATCTCAACCCTTGTCTTTAACGACCGTGACGATAAACTCGTTGATAGTTACGTTAGCTTGCATGACCGAGACCGTAATAAGACTCTCAAGCTATCTAATGACGGAGCTATTATCTCTGAAAAAATGGCAAAACTCCTAAACCTAAAGGTTGGAGATACCATTACTGTGCAAAACAGTCAGGATGAATCTGTCAAGATTAAAATAGCTGGTATCACTGAAATGTACATGGGGCATTTCCTCTTTATGAATGCTAGCTACTACCAAAAAGCTTTTGGGACACCTTCAGTGAATAATGCCAACCTTGTTACTCTCGCTGAACCAACTAAGCAAAATGTTGAAAATATGGCAGCCAAATTCATCAACTTACCTAATGTTTATGGTGTTGTTCAAAACAACAACCTAAAACTGCAAATCAGTACTATGGTCAATTCATTGACACAGGTTATTGGTATCTTGATTACGGTTTCCATTCTCCTTGCTGTGGTTGTTCTCCATAACCTCACTAACATCAACGTTTCAGAACGTATCCACGAACTTTCAACCGTTAAGGTTCTTGGTTTCTACAATAACGAAGTATCCCTCTATATCTATCGTGAAACCATTTACCTTTCAATCATCGGTATCTTCGTAGGGTTCGGTCTTGGACAGGCACTTCACCATTATATGGTAAGCATCATTCCGCCAGATCGTATCATGTTTGATCCATCTCTCGGATTGGCTACCTACCTTTTACCAGCTGTTCTTATCGGCATAATCCTTATTATCCTTGGCTTCGTCGTCAACAAACGTCTTGCCAAACTTAATATGCTTGAAGCCCTAAGCTCAGTTGAATAA
- a CDS encoding MerR family transcriptional regulator — protein sequence MSQFSTGELAKAAEVSVRTVQYYDQRGILTPSEVTEGGRRIYHESDLERLQVICFLRDLDFSIKQIQKLLQEENREQVLELLLTDQIESLEKSSEEIEVKLKRARHLQKATAKRHQLSLEDLSDISRLMENQKSWRHLQLRMYGSVILTSLLYLMGLLVVIYYFKDPRGLFVVCPAFIIAINLVVFHYRKQFEYLCPNCHRTFDPSSKEFALAGHTPRTRKLTCPHCHVKSYCLELAKTKTK from the coding sequence ATGTCGCAGTTTTCAACAGGAGAGTTGGCTAAAGCAGCAGAAGTGTCTGTTAGGACTGTCCAGTACTATGATCAACGAGGGATCTTGACGCCATCTGAAGTCACAGAGGGTGGTCGGAGAATCTATCACGAATCAGACTTGGAACGACTGCAAGTCATTTGTTTCTTAAGAGATTTGGATTTCTCAATCAAACAAATCCAAAAACTCTTGCAAGAGGAGAATAGGGAACAGGTTTTAGAGCTGTTGTTGACAGACCAAATTGAAAGCTTGGAAAAGTCTTCTGAGGAAATAGAGGTCAAACTAAAACGTGCCCGTCACTTGCAAAAAGCAACTGCTAAACGACATCAACTTTCGCTGGAAGATTTGTCAGACATTTCACGTCTTATGGAAAATCAAAAATCATGGCGTCATTTGCAGTTAAGAATGTATGGGAGTGTCATTCTAACCTCCCTTCTTTATCTGATGGGTCTACTGGTTGTCATTTATTATTTTAAGGATCCCAGAGGTTTGTTTGTTGTCTGCCCCGCATTTATCATAGCCATAAATTTAGTGGTGTTTCACTATAGAAAGCAGTTTGAATACCTCTGTCCTAATTGTCATAGGACCTTTGATCCTAGTTCTAAAGAGTTTGCTCTTGCAGGTCATACACCAAGGACTCGTAAGCTGACTTGTCCTCATTGTCATGTGAAGTCCTACTGTCTAGAGTTGGCTAAGACTAAAACCAAATAA